A part of Aspergillus flavus chromosome 5, complete sequence genomic DNA contains:
- a CDS encoding ABC drug exporter AtrF, whose product MESSTATSSTTNWPSDEHKNSMAEAETSPLASKFEDILHRSLKSGYKPRRLGVTWTDLTVKAKSAEATINENVFSQLNILRRLQQHRQSMPLKTILHQSHGCVKPGEMLLVLGRPGSGCTTLLKMLANRRTGYEEIEGDVWYGSMHHEEAAENYAGQIIMNTEEEIFFPTLTVGQTLDFATRLKVPAHLPSNVVNAEAYRAEMKEFLLESLRIPHTAETKVGNEYVRGVSGGERKRVSILECLASGASVYCWDNSTRGLDAASALDWAKMMRTMADVHGSSIIATLYQAGNDIFRLFDKVLVLDEGKQIYYGPANEAEQFMESLGFECSEGANIGDYLTSVTVPLERRIRSGYESTYPRNAEAIATSYCKSSAKAQMTSEYDYPTSELSQQRTKDFKESVTLEKCRPRSANTVNFATQVRACIIRQYQVLLGDKKTFAMKQGSTLIQALVAGSMYYQVKPDTSGLFLKAGALFWSILYNSMSAMSEVVDSFSGRPIVVKHDAFAYCKPAAFCIGQIAADIPITIFQITLWSVILYFMVGLKMSASAFFTYFVVLFACAMCSTALFRAVGAVFRTFDGASKVSGYVVTIMAMYAGFQIQYTQMRPWFGWLYWLNPVAYAFDGLMSNEFRDREIDCTGGNLIPHGESYASVSMSYRSCAGVRGATPGFASLTGEQYLGALSYSYTHLWRNFGILWAWWVFYVVVTIGATMMWKSPSESGAQLLIPRERLAHHLQLGLDDEESQTPEKYCHGHHSQEKMDGSTPLPTPGAEAHLAKNTSIFTWKNLTYTVKTPSGPRVLLDNVHGWVKPGMLGALMGASGAGKTTLLDVLAQRKTDGKIEGSIMVDGRPLSVSFQRSAGYCEQLDVHEPYATVREALEFSALLRQPHNTSEKEKLGYVDVIIDLLELGDIADTLIGKPNAGGLNIEQRKRVTIGVELVAKPSILIFLDEPTSGLDGQSAFNTMRFLRKLANQGQAILVTIHQPSAQLFYQFDTLLLLAPGGKTVYFGEIGENASTLKEYFERYGSPCPNHMNPADHMIDVVSGRASTIDWRRVWLESPEYQQSLVELDRLIRDTASRESVDNPSSDDNEYATPLWYQTKIVLRRMNIALFRNTNYVNNKIYLHIGLALFNGFSYWMIGNTVNDMQLRMFTIFVFMFVAPGVVNQLQPLFIERRDIYDAREKKSRMYSWKAFVTALIVSEFPYLCVCGVLYFLCWYYTVGFPAASEKAGAALFVVVLYEFSYTGIGQFVAAYSPNAVFAALVNPLLVGIMVSFCGILVPYDQIIPFWRYWMYYMNPLTYLVGSLLVFNIFDVDVKCADSEFAIFKPPSNMTCLDYLSSYLEESDANLVNPEARSECRVCPYTSGGGYLKAINLNDYYFGWRDVGIFVIFIFSSYGLVYLFMKLRTKASKKAES is encoded by the coding sequence ATGGAAAGTTCGACCGCTACATCCTCAACTACAAACTGGCCTTCGGACGAACACAAGAATTCTATGGCCGAGGCCGAGACTAGTCCTTTGGCTTCTAAATTCGAAGATATTTTGCACCGAAGTTTAAAATCCGGGTACAAACCCCGACGACTTGGAGTCACCTGGACCGACTTGACTGTGAAAGCGAAAAGCGCCGAAGCCACGATCAATGAGAATGTCTTTTCGCAGTTAAACATCCTTCGTCGTCTACAGCAACACCGACAAAGCATGCCATTGAAAACCATACTTCATCAGAGTCATGGATGCGTTAAACCGGGAGAGATGTTGCTGGTTCTCGGCCGCCCTGGATCCGGATGTACAACACTCTTGAAGATGCTTGCTAATCGAAGGACGGGCTATGAAGAAATAGAGGGCGACGTGTGGTATGGTAGCATGCATCATGAGGAGGCTGCAGAGAACTATGCAGGCCAGATCATTATGAATAcagaggaagagatcttCTTCCCCACGTTGACCGTGGGACAAACTCTAGATTTTGCTACACGTCTAAAGGTACCCGCTCATCTCCCCAGCAATGTTGTCAATGCAGAGGCGTACCGTGCAGAGATGAAGGAATTCCTTTTAGAGAGTCTCCGTATACCTCATACTGCAGAAACAAAAGTGGGCAATGAGTATGTCCGTGGCGTTTCCGGCGGGGAACGAAAACGTGTCTCAATCCTGGAATGTCTAGCATCTGGTGCGTCTGTCTACTGTTGGGACAATAGTACTAGAGGCCTGGATGCGGCAAGTGCATTGGACTGGGCAAAGATGATGCGTACGATGGCGGATGTACATGGCAGCTCGATCATCGCAACACTATACCAGGCTGGAAATGATATTTTTCGCCTTTTTGACAAAGTGCTTGTTCTGGATGAGGGGAAGCAGATCTATTACGGGCCTGCTAACGAAGCAGAACAATTCATGGAGAGTCTCGGATTTGAATGCAGCGAGGGTGCCAATATTGGAGATTATCTTACCAGTGTTACAGTTCCTTTGGAACGGCGAATTCGTTCTGGGTATGAATCCACATATCCCCGGAATGCTGAAGCCATTGCCACATCCTACTGCAAATCTAGTGCAAAAGCCCAAATGACCTCTGAATACGATTACCCTACCAGCGAACTGTCGCAGCAACGCACGAAAGATTTTAAAGAATCTGTCACTCTCGAGAAATGTCGTCCAAGAAGCGCAAACACTGTCAACTTTGCGACGCAAGTACGTGCTTGCATCATTCGGCAATATCAGGTGCTACTCGGCGATAAGAAAACCTTTGCCATGAAGCAAGGCTCGACTTTGATACAGGCTTTGGTAGCCGGTTCGATGTATTACCAGGTGAAGCCCGACACTTCTGGGCTGTTTCTCAAAGCCGGCGCCCTGTTTTGGTCCATCCTTTACAACAGTATGAGCGCCATGTCAGAGGTTGTCGATTCCTTCTCTGGCAGACCCATAGTAGTGAAACACGACGCCTTTGCATATTGCAAACCGGCTGCGTTCTGCATTGGACAGATAGCTGCGGATATTCCAATCACAATTTTCCAGATCACCCTCTGGTCTGTAATCCTGTATTTTATGGTTGGCCTAAAAATGTCCGCCAGTGCGTTCTTCACGTATTTTGTGGTCCTCTTCGCATGTGCGATGTGCTCTACTGCTTTATTCCGTGCCGTCGGTGCGGTTTTCCGAACATTTGATGGTGCCTCCAAAGTGTCAGGTTATGTGGTGACAATTATGGCCATGTACGCAGGCTTTCAGATTCAATACACCCAAATGCGGCCGTGGTTTGGATGGTTATATTGGCTTAACCCTGTTGCGTACGCTTTCGATGGCTTGATGAGTAACGAGTTCCGTGATCGAGAGATCGACTGCACCGGTGGCAACCTGATCCCTCATGGCGAAAGCTACGCGAGTGTGAGTATGTCATATCGATCCTGTGCTGGGGTGAGAGGTGCAACCCCGGGATTCGCCTCGTTAACTGGAGAACAATATCTGGGTGCTCTATCATACAGTTATACGCACTTATGGAGGAACTTTGGTATTCTCTGGGCTTGGTGGGTCTTCTATGTAGTGGTCACGATCGGTGCAACCATGATGTGGAAAAGTCCTTCTGAGTCCGGAGCACAGCTGCTCATTCCTAGGGAAAGGCTAGCTCATCATCTGCAGCTGGgtcttgatgatgaggagTCCCAAACGCCAGAAAAGTACTGCCATGGTCACCATAGTCAAGAGAAAATGGATGGTTCGACACCCTTACCGACACCCGGTGCTGAGGCGCACTTGGCTAAAAAtacctccatcttcacctgGAAGAACCTAACATATACTGTAAAGACTCCGTCTGGCCCCCGTGTGCTATTGGACAACGTTCATGGTTGGGTAAAGCCTGGTATGTTAGGTGCTCTAATGGGTGCTTCTGGAGCAGGGAAGACAACGTTATTGGATGTCCTTGCCCAGAGGAAAACAGACGGTAAAATTGAAGGGTCAATCATGGTGGACGGCCGACCTCTATCAGTTTCGTTCCAGCGCTCGGCTGGGTATTGTGAGCAACTTGATGTTCATGAACCCTATGCAACCGTTAGAGAGGCATTAGAATTCTCTGCTCTTTTAAGACAACCCCACAACACCtctgaaaaggaaaagctcGGATACGTCGATGTCATTATTGACCTTCTCGAACTTGGAGACATTGCGGATACTCTCATAGGAAAGCCTAACGCAGGCGGTTTGAACATTGAGCAACGGAAGCGTGTTACTATAGGCGTCGAATTAGTCGCCAAGCCTAGtattctaatatttctaGATGAGCCAACGTCGGGCCTTGATGGGCAGTCTGCCTTTAACACTATGCGATTTCTGAGGAAGCTTGCAAACCAGGGCCAAGCCATCTTAGTTACCATCCATCAGCCGTCAGCCCAGTTATTCTACCAATTTGACACCCTCTTGTTGTTGGCCCCAGGTGGCAAAACTGTCTACTTTGGGGAGATCGGAGAAAATGCCAGCACGCTCAAAGAATACTTCGAGCGCTATGGGTCGCCCTGCCCTAATCACATGAACCCGGCTGACCATATGATCGATGTGGTTTCAGGTCGAGCTTCGACTATCGACTGGCGCCGTGTATGGCTAGAGTCGCCAGAGTATCAGCAATCACTGGTTGAGCTCGACAGGCTTATCCGAGACACCGCTTCGAGAGAATCAGTGGATAACCCAAGTTCTGATGACAACGAGTATGCGACACCACTCTGGTACCAGACAAAAATTGTCCTGCGCCGCATGAATATCGCACTCTTTCGGAATACGAACTATGTGAACAACAAAATATATCTGCATATTGGCTTAGCCTTATTCAATGGGTTTTCATACTGGATGATTGGGAATACTGTAAATGACATGCAGCTTCGTATGTTCACTATTTTCGTGTTCATGTTTGTTGCCCCGGGTGTGGTGAATCAGCTCCAGCCACTCTTCATTGAAAGACGGGATATATATGATGCgcgggaaaagaaatcaaggaTGTACTCCTGGAAAGCATTCGTCACGGCCCTTATTGTGTCCGAGTTCCCATATCTATGTGTCTGCGGCGTGCTGTACTTCCTCTGTTGGTATTATACCGTCGGTTTCCCAGCAGCCTCGGAAAAGGCTGGGGCTGCTTTATTCGTCGTTGTCCTGTACGAATTCTCATATACAGGAATCGGTCAATTTGTTGCAGCGTACTCGCCAAATGCTGTTTTTGCTGCGTTGGTCAACCCGCTCCTTGTCGGAATCATGGTCTCTTTCTGTGGCATATTGGTCCCATACGACCAGATTATTCCATTCTGGAGATACTGGATGTATTACATGAACCCTCTCACTTATCTAGTTGGGAGTCTGTTGGTTTTCAACATATTCGATGTCGACGTGAAGTGTGCTGACTCGGAGTTCGCCATATTTAAGCCCCCTTCCAACATGACATGTCTGGATTACCTGTCTTCGTATCTAGAAGAGTCTGACGCAAACCTGGTCAATCCCGAAGCACGCTCCGAATGCCGTGTCTGTCCCTATACGAGCGGAGGCGGTTATTTGAAGGCCATAAACTTGAATGACTACTACTTTGGCTGGAGAGACGTGGGCATTTTTGTGATCTTCATTTTCAGTTCATACGGGTTGGTGTATCTGTTCATGAAGCTGAGAACAAAAGCCTCCAAGAAGGCTGAGTCATGA